DNA sequence from the Euwallacea fornicatus isolate EFF26 chromosome 2, ASM4011564v1, whole genome shotgun sequence genome:
TTCTTAGATTTTTCCTCACTTTTACGAGATTGTGCATTGCAGACCTTTTATGCGGGAAAACAAGTATTTCTCTTAATGCAGACACgtgcatttaattaaatttaaccgcACGTGTCTGCTTATGTTGTGGACTGTGCATATCATGTCTAGGCTAACTTGGCAGAATTTAACAGTTAAGATTTCATGCATCCAAACAGATTTTATCTCCGCAAGTGATCCTTACACTATCTTgagaaagtattattttgatgataataattattaaaacgaGCATATTGGACCTAACTTCGAAGACATTTATCggaattcgaaaaaatcaaatactgTAAATGGTACAAAGTTCGCTGCTAGTAAGATGAAGCTGCTTCATCGAGGAATTTCTCCACAAATTGACCTCAGAATCTCATTTTCTGGAACTCTACAGCTTCGCTACACGACATGGTGTCCGCAGGCTCATATCTGGAATAATTTATCAGAACTTGgaaacaactttaaaaatcaGCAATGCCGAGAATTTATAGTTACCAAATCAGTATCGATCATAAATGAAAGGGAAATTCAGATTATTCGTTAGATTGACTCGTGAactcatatttaaaaaactattttgcCGAAAGTCATTTACATATTGCcaaattatttatgatttaatcACAAAACTGTTTTTGCCATCACAAAATCAAACGATTGAGAGCCGCCTTACGTAAAAGGACAacttatataaatttaatgtgcTAAACAAGAATAAAGGTATATTTGAACGTCTAAAcctaattctatttttttgcaCGGTtgctgttaaaaatttatcgacATTTTGATTCAATTTGGTGTTAAATTTTGGCAGCAAAAATTAGTTCTTTCGAGAACTAAAATAGTGCTCctgattatttattatcggtgttgttattattatcgtTGGTATAATGCCCAAGTTTTTAAACAGCCGGTGTAAGGGATAATACCTAACAAATTCCtgctacatattaattttgaaaagatgtgGCATCACTGCTGACATGAAGCCTGTAACGTGCATACAAAGTTACATGATTTGAACCATAGCTGACCTAGAACTTTGATGAATAGCAGCTGCGGTAGTCAagattaattttcattctGTGCCAAATTATCTAATTCACCTATTAGTAATGTGGTAATTAATCAATTACCGATATATGTCTTTGAGTGCAAGACGTTCGATGAGAAGAgagaaattttcgaatttctgaGATTTTAGTAGCTTGCCGTAGgtacaagaatttttttcatttattttaggtGACAATGTGATGAAGATGAGCCGCTCAAGTTCAGATTTGAGTCAAGTCGCTTCCACGTTAAATTATAGTctataatttgaatctttatgAGTATATCAAACGAGGTAGCACGTACGTCTCCAGGATATATGGGAGAAACGTAATAGTCAATCAGCAAAGATAGAGCAATAATATGCATGTTTTCTACAGACTAAACTAACGggtcaaaattaataacagcAATGTATACGAGTTAAATAAAGATCGTAGTGTGAACGTAAGtctttgatttgtttttttgttggtatACGCAGAGGTGTacgacatacagggtgtctcaaaaaaaCAAGCGAAGCCATAACTCAGTTATTTACGTATggattttgatgaactaaaaaccaaatgaaattataatgtatttttcaaaCAGGTAAGTAACGCCAATGTTGATTTTTCTTAAGTCAACTTTCTCTACTTCAGGTGTCAACTTtagaatttcaaatggaactcgatatatttttttcccttttgttcataaaagatatttttttgaatttattgatGCCCGGCAACAAAACaacttttaactaaaaaaaaactgaaaaagtaAAGTAATATGAGTTGTGTAGCTATCTGTAtcttaaatttgaacattaCGGCTTATATATAACCATCTGTGTTATTCCGTGGTCATCTGCATTCTATTCCAATTAAGCAATGCTGTTTCCGTGGGCCATATCCAATACAAAGACAGCTCTGGAAAATCATCGACAGCATTATGACCGTAGACTAACAGCAGGATGACCTTCGGACCTTCGGACTAGTTCTGATCAACATTGAATATGTGTTCAACGCGGCCTGACACCATGTCTTGATCAACGAAATGAGcagtaaagatttttttaatcttttgtGATCGATTACATCAAAGTGCAGTGGCAGGATACGCAAGGACTGGAACAAAATAAAGGATAGAGCTAAGGTCTTCATGCAAATTTCGCCGCAGTTTTGGCTAGAGGGCTTACATCTCCCAATATCCTCTGGTTATCAGAAGACGCCAGATTGCCGTAAAGGGGAAGTTGCTGTAGGTAGAAGGAAAGCTGCAGTCGACTGAGCGGAAGCCGTAGCAGTCGGATACGGAATCCTCATTAAGTGCGGGGGCTGTTAGTGGATAAAAATCCCATACAGTGTGGAAGCCCCGAGAAGGATTTATGTTCCCCGAGGTCGAGTcccaaaaaggaaaaactatAACTGAGACTATAGAGGTTCTCGAGAAAGAAAACAGCAACAGCAACCCTCTGTCTGACACAACCATAAATCAACAACTCCGCAATGATTACAATCACGCACTCTTCAATTGCCGCTGAAGAAACGATACatggaaaattgaataaattctgTCTTTGTGTAGGTTCGAAAAATTAACAAGGGACCTTTAAATCTGCATTATTTTGCACAAGGAAAAACCTTGTCCGCAGTTGGACCTATCAAATTGCAACAATGATTACGGTAATACATTGAGAATGTTATATCACATGTACTTGATCaggataaattaattaataggcTACAATTAAACATGCGAACAACCtttatcattaattttaagcttCAAAACGCCATTAAACAACACAATCcagataaaaattgaagaacatcattaaagtaattaaaacaGCTACCAACTCACGGTACATTACCTGAAGCATAcctttcattgattttttttatgaaggaaATCATTATGAAAGCAATCTTAACTAATAATCTTGAATATTGATTAACAGTCCACTCTGCATGCCTACAACTCACTTACATAAGCTGAGTGTTTTGATACTGGCCATATGTTAATGAGGCAAACTTAGAAGATTGGCGGTCTTGTCATCGCTAATATGGTGCCTACCATCACGGTTCACCTTGACCATGGCCTTCGCATTATTTTCGACCTacgtaaagtcacaaaaccaCGACCGGTGGGTTTTTCGTACAGGTACCCAGGCGACAAAAGTACGTCGTATTTTGTATGGTTTATATGGGTTCAAAGGTAGTCGCTTTTATGGAATTGTTTTGGTAAAAGTCAAGGACACGTTTTGGTTTTAATGACACTCTAAAGCAGCAGACTTGAAATAATTGAAGTCTAATACGTCCAAATTTTTTAGCTCTTGTTATTGCACCAGCCACACATGCAGGTGCTTATGGTGGCACCAGCTACAACAAAACGCTATTAGCGActtttttctcatttgcaAAAGGTTCATTTCGTATAATGCAATATTACAAGGTTGTTTTGCGTAAACGATAGTGGAATGTATACACTCTACTTATGTTTTAAATACGAAAACGAATACAGCCAGAAAATACCTTGCATTATGAGCGTCACGATCGCGATATAGATCCAGGGTGTGGTCATTACCGGTTAATGATATGCTGATGACCTTAAACTTATGATTTGCTTTTACGTCTAAATCATCGAGATGATGGGTTTCAGGTAGAGGTACAGGATGGTGCATATAAACATGCAGAGAGACATGAGTGGATAATTAATCTCTTTATCAGGAGGTACTGTCAAATTATCCTAACTTGAGTCTCGGGCAAGACCTCATACATTGCTGTCTAAATAGAGAATGATTATGTTCACTGCCTTGGCCTGCGGTAAATAGAAGAGTACCGATACCTACCGATAGAAGAGTAATATCCGATCTCTGATGATGGTTCTTTAGATGCATTATAGGTACCCactcaaataaattattcgaatttttaaatagtaatCTTGCTCTAAGGAAGTTTCAGTGAGTTCTTGTGGTTTCcagaaatttccttttagaTGAGGTCTTATTCGAAGACtcttttgagatatttttttcctatagGACATTTGGATCCTTCAGGAATTTCAAGGAGAATCTttgatgtttttgaaaaatcacgttGCGGCTCCTGCATGAAAAACTACccttcgaaatattttttagaggATTTCTGGACACCTCATGCAAATTAATTTGCGAGAGATTAAGAGATGTTCTGAATTTGCCGACTATCTCGAAGGCAAaccatcacaaaaaaaaatgagtaaaaGACTAAGggggaatttttttgttaagaagTTATCGGTAGAAGAGTCTCTACATTAAAACATGTCTGGTCTAAATTAGTGGTTAATAATCTTAAATCTTTGATCGTTTACTTATTTTCTTTACAGAAACCACTTCCCAGTATTTCGCCAATTAAATCTGAGTTCCACATGTGTTTCCTCTAAGGTAAACTTAAACACATTCATAACTTAAATGATTATGTTGGTTTATGGTCCCGTGAGGTTACACAAGACCATTAACTAGTCAAAGGACGTTAAATgcacaaacaaaaaagatgAATAATACTTATTCGTAGGTTTCATTCATATAAATCTTCAAGTGTACGTACGTGATATGTCAAGCTTTGGGAACTGTTCAGTCCAGCGTTTACTTTGGAATTTTAAGTGTGAAACGTGTAGGTATGAAACAGAGAAATGATGCATGAATAGACATTCCTTCTCGTACCCGCTCAGCTTCAACTTTAATAAAAGACATAAGCTTTCCAGAGCAGATCACTTACATATACGGGATGTTTATTAAGTACTTGCACAAACTTTAaggagtaaattttttattaattttaaaataaaacgttcGTACGAACATGGGTCCGTACTGACTTGGTACTCAAGATATAgggcttaaaaaaaatcttgttcgactttttaattatatttttgtacaataaCGTGTTGATTGGCTGAAATTTTAGATACTGGAAGCGTCGGTGAAAAGAAACTTAAATGTTTACgtagttttttgtttaatgttagagggcgccacatacAGTGTTGTACGAGCATTTAAATAACCATAGCTCTTAGTGTAGGTCGCTGAAAGCAgccgtttttgaaaaacaagccgaaaaaatacattatctAGCTCCTTGTgctatattaaaatatcactTTACAAAGTACTCTCACCATATTAGtgaaaactagaaaaaagtaaaaattaacaaaaggcGTTCAACTTTCAAACTTCCAACGcaggtttaaatttaaaccatttttttttaagcagcTTTCAGCGCCAAATTGTAAGTAGTGGTTATTTAAATCCAGATACAAAGCTGTATGTGGCGCCCTATAAGTTACTgtcacttaaagttcttacttgattagttttaatatttggacACCGTGTACAACATGGCACATTTATTATAACTGGGATATCGAATATGATCTATTATGACACTTCATCGTtaattacgcttacataacttaaatacttcgtaactatttaaaacataaaaattacgttaaattttgtgaaattcaaattatctaaaaaacCTTAATTTTTAGGTATTCTAAACCTTATTAAGACAAACACTTCTATTGATCGGAGAATcaaaagatgcaataatatacggggggttgtattaaaaaaaaacattactttaatatttttagtactTTTACGGATCCTTGTATGAtatgaaaagaattttaaatgtgattATAATAGATGCTCATATAGTTCAAAAGTTAAACTTTTTGAAAGAGTCGCATTTCGGCCACAATATACTCCGTACTGTATCGCATTAATAACCCTTGTATATGGAGCCCTCTAACATTAAACAAATGActtactaaatatttaaattttttatcaccgATATCACGAAGTTCGTTAAATTAgcatattattgaaaaaaatataatcaaaacactaaacaaaaaaaatgtgaaggtCTGTATCTTAAGAGCCAACCCGATACGGACTCATGCtcatattaactttttatttcaaaattagtcAAAGATCCATTCTTTAAAGTTTCTACAAGTTCTCAataaataccctgtatatttggaCAATGAGGTGGCTGTTTGGCACTTTTACTTCTGGGTGTGCTAAACGTCTATTGTCTTGACCGATAAGATCTATGTAAACTGCAGattgtgaaatttttcctGTAAGAATAAATGTGCAAATATTGTAAAACCCGATAGATATAGTTGAGTGACTTTAATGGTCGATTTGCTCATTGTtaaagttttggaaaaaacaatttcttaaGTTATGCGTTTACATGCCAAAGTTTacggtaaaaaataattatattcatTAAGCAATGCTAATGAATAAGCTGCTCATCAGGAAACATGAATAAGTACATTAGCACGAATTGTTGTCTTTGTGAGTATTCCAAATCGATtagtaaaaattcaattataatGATGTTATCAAATAAGCCCAATTCGTGGTAATTATACAGTGAGGACCTACACGAAACCTTGGCATATTGTTGATGATTATTCAATGTAAACTACGTAACTACGCTTGATAAATTCGCAGTttgtgttaaatattttgaaaaaaaattatacattaaGGTAACAATTATCgtttatttaataagtaaATTCATGAAATGAGGGTCAACTATTACACACTTTAGATGGACACTGATGAATTAATCTAAAATAAGTTTAGTTTGTAGTTTGGATCTTTGCATATGCGTCATACATATACATCATATGCATCAAATCAATGTAAGGtcaacataaaatatgacCAGTGGCGTCtcgaaaaatgtatgtttttggattgaaataaaagaatcTGGCGTAACAAAGGCGGGTAAAGAATAAAGACATGAAGAACcattaatttatgaattaaatactagaaaaaaaaatctaaatcacGAAAACTGTTTATACGAAACACAGTAACGTCATTAACATATGTATGAAGAGCGGCAAACGCATGGGGCAGGGACGAGTGACCTGCAGTTAGTCCCAAGGAGGATTTGGCCTCGTCGTGGTACCTCTAGGGAAGTTGATATCTACAGAATGTTTGTAAATGGATGGCAAAAAATGAAACGGATGAATCTTGAGCtaattttaagacaaaaatgTCATATAAAGCCACGTTCTAAATTGCTCTTAACACAAACTCATGATTCACTCATTTCCTTCTTTACCACTCATTAAGACACACCCTGTGTAGAAAGAAAATTCTGTTTAATATCACATTGAAAAGCTTACCGATTTGCTTGTACCATCGTTTAATAGAAAAACCGAATTTGACCACCATGATTTTTACACCTATAAGAAGTTAgctaaatggaaaaaaagcaTCTTAAATGTATCCTCGCTTTGATTAAGGATACTTCTACTGAAGCATAAcgtgtaaattatttaagtcaCGTTTAtcctaaattaattttgctaaatcTAGTCCTAGACAATCCCATGGGCGTGTACCTTCAAATTGTTCAACACAAGTTGCAGCCATTGTCTTTTCGATTGTATAGAATTATTCTCACAACACTACACGAATTATATTCCTTAATCAATAAAGTTCAGCTTTATAATTATCGGAAGCAACCAACTGAAAAATTGGCAATCTCCGTATCGGACATTCGGTTAATTAgctattttgtaatttagattttattattgctGACTAGgctaattttgttttcgatgaaaataatGATACGCAACAGTTGAGAGAGAATTAATAATTGAGAAACATAGGAATCGTTATTTCCTAAATACAGAGCTTTTTCCGTTTCATACACTACCCCAAGGATTAAGGTAAAAACGACCTGTTGATGTGTCCGACACTTCTTTTCCACCACATTCTCTGTTCTTTTTGGATTCttcaatcaataaaatatatcgTATTTGATTGTTAATATACCACTGACGAACAGTGCcttgaacatggaaaaaatcgtGAGATTCACTGATtgcagttcaacaagattaTACCGGACACATGTTTCTTTTAGCCTTTGCGAAAGACTATAAAACTTGGAAGGCACCTTAAGATTAATCATCAATAATATCTCAACATGATTGTGCCGTTACCTTAGTCCAATACTACAAATATACTGTTGCATTAGTCTAAcggtaattttcttttatttcagtGCCCCGGGAAAATACTAAAGCGTCCGGAGTAGTAACTGGCATAAATGGAGATACTGTCCTGACATCGCCCATTAGAAAACAACGGGTAAAAAGATCCAAGAAGGAGCTCGCCGAAGAAGCGGCCAAAGTAATTCGACAAGCTGATAATGTAGGGTGCGTCGCTAGTGATAGGGGTAAGTGTTACAAAGAAAATTGCGAATGAAGCGGAGCTGAGAAATCAGCTTGGCTCCTATTGAATCCTAAAAATCCATGTTAGATAAATGAAGGAAGGTCCCAATGGTGAGCTTTGAATTTGAACCTTCATTTTCAACGTCTTCTATTCAAGTTTCTAAATCAAAATctagattttttcctaaacATAAATCCTATTTCATAAGATCCTGCTACCTTTTCGTAACAAACCTAACTAACcaaacattttctttatatttcaGGTGCTATTCCAGACAAATTCTTTACTCTCCCTTCAAGAAAGAAAAGCAAAGAAGCTGCCACCGACTACCCTTCCACGTCCCTAGATCGACGTGCACTGAAACGACGCGGATCAAACGAACTGCAACCCCCAAAGAAGCCGCCGCGTACCTTTGCTACAACACCAAATCAGAACGCTACCTCGAAATCctctatttttgatattttccatAAACCAAGTACTAAGCCTAAAAAATCTAACCTTCGACGAAGCATCAGCGACGCCTCTTCTTTGAGGTCGAAGGCCTTTGGTCCTGTTGACTCTAATTCCAGAGTTCAATACCGACCAGAGAGTGATGGTGAGGAGTGTACCAGGAAAGTTACTAGCAGCAAGAAACAGTTGTCACCGATTATTGAAGTGACCCAGAGAGAAGATTATTTTGCCCCAAATAAGGAATCTCCCCAGCAAATAATACAGGTAATATCTGTTGAGTACGTGTATGAAGATTTATATTTCTAATAtcatttggaaaattatttcagCCCTCAACTCCAATAGGACAGGACCAACAAGAAAGTGTCACAGAACAGCTGAAGAATTACATCGATGAAGTCGATGAAGAACTCTACAGAGAAACTGGAATTAGAATCACCTCTTCTGCATCTAAAAAGGGGCCTCAGCCCATAATTATTGACGTAGATAAAGCACAGAACGTGTCGAGTCAAAAGAAACATAAactgaaatttggttttgggAAGAAACTGAAATCTTTAACACATAAGAAGTTGAAGAGCAGTGAGACTAAAGAGAATCGGAAAAATGATATTACCAACAATTTGCCGGAAGCTCTCGTTGATAGCGAGAAGAGCGACTCAGAAGTGATAGTCAAAGAGTTGCAACCGAAAGAAACCAAATTTGTGTCTCCGGCCATTCAGTGTGTTATTGAGGAGATTCAAATCAATAAATCTCCAGAAATGATCCATAGCAGTCAGAAACCAGCTGAGAAGCTTCCCCTTACTAAAGGTAAGTAATTATCCTTTCTAAACTATCTGTTTAATACTTTTCCACCTACAACTGAGGTTGCCATTGTCAATACCAGTTAAGATTTACTCGTCTTggaataaataacttttaattttcaggtaAAACGGTCAACAACATAGTCAAACGACTGAGCAGTGATTCTTGTTCTTCACCACCTCCCACCAGAACAAACGTATTAATAATGCCCAACATATCAGTGCAGCATAACAATAATCAACCATTTTCGTATACGAGAGGTATCAGCCCCGATAAACACAGATCCAACGAAGACTTGCCCAGGGATTTCACCAAACCTGTCATATATGCGCAGGTGGTCTGCGGAGCCAAAGGTAGAAATAGTTCACAATAATCAATTATTGAGGacattaaactatttttttgttttagataaCGAAAAACAAACAGTTCACAAAGCATATAACGGAAGAAGACAACCTCACTCCGACTCCGACGAAGGACTCGGCGGAGAAGACAGCTCAGGGTTCAACACCAGAAAATATGACTCAGAGAAGCAGTTTACTCAGTTTGGAGATGAACAGTTCGAGAGTTACCAAAGCGAAACTGAAAAACTTATTGACGAGATAGATAAATACAAAGCCGAAAGCCCTATCATGCCCAAATATCGAAGCCCCGCTCAGTTAAATGGATTTTCGTCCAGTTACAATGGAATAATGGAGAGGGGGCGCGGAGATGGCATGGATGCGAAACGTCGGGAAAGTTTAACAGAGCCCGATAATATTAATGGAGATAATGGGCTGGGACGCAGTGATTTATCTGCCAGAAGAGACCTTTTAGAGTCGAGAATCAATCGCAGAATCACCGACAAAAACTCACCCTCCCCCGAGTATTGCCCTCCAAGTAGACCTCCAAGAAAAAATGTGCTTGTTACGGAGAAATCTTCTAGGTATTACAGGGGCGGCTCTACCAGCCCTGTAGGGTACAAGGAGAAGTATGTCTCAGAGACCAAGAAGGATGTCTTTGGTGAAAGGTGATATTTCAGGCATAACAACTCATTTTCGTTGCCTCATCTGAAGTTTTTTTCCAGTCACTTTGAAACACGGACAAAAAAGTTCTTCGGCGATCCACGAGACTCCCCCAGTGGCTTCAAATACGAACTGTCCGATAACGAACCAAAAAGCTTTGATTATCAGCCCAGCGACTACCGGTCCTCACCAGAGAACCAGCGCTTTGATTCTAGTCACAGTCGCTGTCGCTATGTCCAGGAAAAGCCGAACCTAATCAAGGACAAAAGCATTTATAGATCCACGCCAGAGATCCATCAAAGAGCCCAACCATTCGGCAGTTCCTTCCATGGGTCTTTGCCCAGGGAAGATCGATTTGAAAGTGGCAATGCCCAGAGGTTTAGATCCGAGAGGTTTTTGAATAGAGAGGAGAGTGATAGGAGAACGGATCGATTGGTGGACTCAGGGATTGAGAATGACTTTAGGAGGGATAGCACTGAGAATTATAAGGTTCATGCCAGAACTCCAAGACATCGCGATCTTTATAATGAGAGTGAGGACGAAGGTAACGTTTTgtagatttaaaaatgtttacatcTCATGGTTGATTCTTTGCTACAGGATTCGCCAGTTCATTATTAATCGCCAACGAAAAGAATCACACTTCCGAAAATATCTTCCGAAAGTCCAGAAGGGACTACGATTCAGATATCAATTCGAGAGACGAATTTTATCGAAACAATAGAAGCAAATATGTACCTCGAGAAAGGAGTATCGACGATGGATCGCATTTCGATCCCAGGTTGGACAAGGATATCGACAGAACCGTTATAAAGGTTTCCGAAAAGAAACCACCCAAACCGGAAAAGAAAAGCGGATTAGAGAAGGTTCATTTATAGCGATAGAAGAGGAAGTTTtagattaaattaatattcatgTTGCAGATGAAAGCTTTGTTCACAAGAGATAAGAAGAAAGACAAAAGTGGTACCACCCAGAAAACAAAAGCAAATAGTTTACGTAATGGCCAAGTAAGTATAAAAATCGATTGAAATGTCATGAACGTAGAGATTATTCCAGTTTGggcaaattacaaaaatatgttaaatgatcaatatccaTGAAAATACTCAATCAGACTTCGAAACTGCagcaacattttattttacaatgcGAGATTGCTCAAAATAATTCACTGACTAAATTCTACCTTAAGAAATCATTATCTATTAGAGGTACAATTAGGTGAAACAGGAACTCAAACTCAATCTATCTTGACATCGAATATTGAAACCGGCGATTTATTTTACCGTAAAGTAAAAATCACCTTAAATTTACTTCAAACTATAAATTTACAGGAGTTATATCAATGTATCTTTTACCTTTTACTTTTGTGCTATCCAGATTTCCTTGAGTTACACTCAAGTCCAAGAAATCTTGCCTTTATTCTCGAgagcattatttaaattataatggtATTTTTCAGTTACCTTcaaggtatttaaaaactagcCATACACTTCTAATGATTTTGATAGACGTCTGCATGTGAACTGTAAGTTTCACACCTTTAATTTCCTAACGATATCGGTCTCTAGCCTCAAACTCTGGCTTCCTTGAACGCATTTACTCTAGCAAGTATAGtacaaaaattggaaaaaaaaaacagaaaaccGACAGGTATTAAAACCGTAgcattaaatgaaaacaatggtaacacaaattcaaaaaagcaaTAACTCTTTAAAATATGACCAATTCTTTTTCTCATTTGACGAGCCAAACTCTTTCCCTTGTATTGGGTGcattttaacataattttaacaGTGGTGCATCTTTACACCCACCCTTAATTCTGTAAGCATTACGATTAGATGCTGCCCCCTTTAACtcattttatcgaaaaatgaattttccccCCTTTACGTCCAGCATTCTTCGTAAGCAAATCTGTAGAGTTTGTACTCTTTATATGACCCACACTTTTTCCAGCTCTAAAGTTATGAACTTACTACAGAATCAAATTTCTAGAGATTGCTCAGTGCAACAATAAAAGACATCTAAATATAAAAACCCGTGTTCGCAAATGTTTCTCTAAGGCGTTACAGACTTGTGATGCTTTAAAAGTGTTAcgtacaaaaatgtattttatcaagttattt
Encoded proteins:
- the blo gene encoding microtubule-associated protein futsch isoform X3; this translates as MLLFVVCLLSLFFELIFLTKTKVPRENTKASGVVTGINGDTVLTSPIRKQRVKRSKKELAEEAAKVIRQADNVGCVASDRGAIPDKFFTLPSRKKSKEAATDYPSTSLDRRALKRRGSNELQPPKKPPRTFATTPNQNATSKSSIFDIFHKPSTKPKKSNLRRSISDASSLRSKAFGPVDSNSRVQYRPESDGEECTRKVTSSKKQLSPIIEVTQREDYFAPNKESPQQIIQPSTPIGQDQQESVTEQLKNYIDEVDEELYRETGIRITSSASKKGPQPIIIDVDKAQNVSSQKKHKLKFGFGKKLKSLTHKKLKSSETKENRKNDITNNLPEALVDSEKSDSEVIVKELQPKETKFVSPAIQCVIEEIQINKSPEMIHSSQKPAEKLPLTKGKTVNNIVKRLSSDSCSSPPPTRTNVLIMPNISVQHNNNQPFSYTRGISPDKHRSNEDLPRDFTKPVIYAQVVCGAKDNEKQTVHKAYNGRRQPHSDSDEGLGGEDSSGFNTRKYDSEKQFTQFGDEQFESYQSETEKLIDEIDKYKAESPIMPKYRSPAQLNGFSSSYNGIMERGRGDGMDAKRRESLTEPDNINGDNGLGRSDLSARRDLLESRINRRITDKNSPSPEYCPPSRPPRKNVLVTEKSSRYYRGGSTSPVGYKEKYVSETKKDVFGESHFETRTKKFFGDPRDSPSGFKYELSDNEPKSFDYQPSDYRSSPENQRFDSSHSRCRYVQEKPNLIKDKSIYRSTPEIHQRAQPFGSSFHGSLPREDRFESGNAQRFRSERFLNREESDRRTDRLVDSGIENDFRRDSTENYKVHARTPRHRDLYNESEDEGFASSLLIANEKNHTSENIFRKSRRDYDSDINSRDEFYRNNRSKYVPRERSIDDGSHFDPRLDKDIDRTVIKVSEKKPPKPEKKSGLEKMKALFTRDKKKDKSGTTQKTKANSLRNGQASTDYKNRRRLSTPSPVRDVPKRSESTHGSWFKSLDRLTKKRSEKRHKDGNITSTEDEITVGTRSKLSSSASNLRFFGDTDQESNGDSVRGITGPKKRSGLRSQSTRDLHNIAEEKRKVTSVLGRKAEYKSLNNISETHRSDLKGSRTSLKPPISPNSRYNHEAKHRDDRRRRNKRPDLSSVESSTEGDSSQQSQRSIVYLHAATVGDIPGPEYLRTSSRAISREDLTSNGSSLIQPQVKTLSRSFSVLAPWKPRNQRDALDIDYTQYNKGSKNGKYEQRTPRNTSSRNESSTLKRKAQESRRNNYQQSLNRKSRSKENLARQSKEEVSRGSTSTLFKKKDKLPRENSRYLNQKEERRMPTKSHSVESIARKSRNEGRDVSRSISMPRDTEKTAGWFKKSKK
- the blo gene encoding microtubule-associated protein futsch isoform X4: MPRENTKASGVVTGINGDTVLTSPIRKQRVKRSKKELAEEAAKVIRQADNVGCVASDRGAIPDKFFTLPSRKKSKEAATDYPSTSLDRRALKRRGSNELQPPKKPPRTFATTPNQNATSKSSIFDIFHKPSTKPKKSNLRRSISDASSLRSKAFGPVDSNSRVQYRPESDGEECTRKVTSSKKQLSPIIEVTQREDYFAPNKESPQQIIQPSTPIGQDQQESVTEQLKNYIDEVDEELYRETGIRITSSASKKGPQPIIIDVDKAQNVSSQKKHKLKFGFGKKLKSLTHKKLKSSETKENRKNDITNNLPEALVDSEKSDSEVIVKELQPKETKFVSPAIQCVIEEIQINKSPEMIHSSQKPAEKLPLTKGKTVNNIVKRLSSDSCSSPPPTRTNVLIMPNISVQHNNNQPFSYTRGISPDKHRSNEDLPRDFTKPVIYAQVVCGAKDNEKQTVHKAYNGRRQPHSDSDEGLGGEDSSGFNTRKYDSEKQFTQFGDEQFESYQSETEKLIDEIDKYKAESPIMPKYRSPAQLNGFSSSYNGIMERGRGDGMDAKRRESLTEPDNINGDNGLGRSDLSARRDLLESRINRRITDKNSPSPEYCPPSRPPRKNVLVTEKSSRYYRGGSTSPVGYKEKYVSETKKDVFGESHFETRTKKFFGDPRDSPSGFKYELSDNEPKSFDYQPSDYRSSPENQRFDSSHSRCRYVQEKPNLIKDKSIYRSTPEIHQRAQPFGSSFHGSLPREDRFESGNAQRFRSERFLNREESDRRTDRLVDSGIENDFRRDSTENYKVHARTPRHRDLYNESEDEGFASSLLIANEKNHTSENIFRKSRRDYDSDINSRDEFYRNNRSKYVPRERSIDDGSHFDPRLDKDIDRTVIKVSEKKPPKPEKKSGLEKMKALFTRDKKKDKSGTTQKTKANSLRNGQASTDYKNRRRLSTPSPVRDVPKRSESTHGSWFKSLDRLTKKRSEKRHKDGNITSTEDEITVGTRSKLSSSASNLRFFGDTDQESNGDSVRGITGPKKRSGLRSQSTRDLHNIAEEKRKVTSVLGRKAEYKSLNNISETHRSDLKGSRTSLKPPISPNSRYNHEAKHRDDRRRRNKRPDLSSVESSTEGDSSQQSQRSIVYLHAATVGDIPGPEYLRTSSRAISREDLTSNGSSLIQPQVKTLSRSFSVLAPWKPRNQRDALDIDYTQYNKGSKNGKYEQRTPRNTSSRNESSTLKRKAQESRRNNYQQSLNRKSRSKENLARQSKEEVSRGSTSTLFKKKDKLPRENSRYLNQKEERRMPTKSHSVESIARKSRNEGRDVSRSISMPRDTEKTAGWFKKSKK